In Pongo pygmaeus isolate AG05252 chromosome 19, NHGRI_mPonPyg2-v2.0_pri, whole genome shotgun sequence, the genomic stretch aaattagccgggcgaggtagcgggtgcctgtagtcccagctcctcgggaggctgaggcaggagaatggcatgaaccccgcggggtggagcctgcagtgagccgagatcgcgccactgcactccagcctgggcgacagcgagactccgtctcaaaaaaaaaaagaaaagaaagaaaggtggagctgggcgcggtggcttacgcctgtaatcccagcactttaggaggctgaggcaggcggatcacgaggtcagaagttcaagacctgcctggccaacatggtgaaaccccatgtctactaaaaatacaaaaattagctgggcaggatggcacattcctgtaatcccagctactcgggaggctaaggcaggagaattgcttgacccaggaggcagaggttgcagtgagctgagattgtgccactgcactccagcctgggctatagagcgagattctgtctcaaaaaaaaaaaaaaaaaaagaagatggagaCCAGTGGCAGTGCCAACAGTGCCAAGAGATGGGTGGTTGGGTGGGGAGTGGGCTTTAGCCTTCTGTAATCACCATCAGTTCCTTCCCTCAAAGCTTCACCAGAAAAACTTTGATCAGCTTTCAAGTCAAATCTCTTTTAGAGAAATTCTGGCACTCCAATAATGGAGAATTTCCACGTGACACCACAGGCCCCAGGTCTATTCTGTTATGTATTTTCAAAATCTCTTCAATAAACATATTGTCTCGGACTTTGCTTTGACCCCTTTCTTATTCCTGGGTTTCAGAACCATGTGTGCTCAGTATTGCATCTCCTTTGCTGATGTTGAAAAAGCTCATATCAACATTCGAGATTCTATCCATCTCACACCAGTGCTAACAAGCTCCATTTTGAATCAACTAACAGGGCGCAATCTTTTCTTCAAATGTGAACTGTTCCAGAAAACAGGATCTTTTAAGGTAACAATCCTTTTTCTCAGCATATCATGTATGTTTTCAAACCCTTTCACATATCAATTTGATTCTCCTGACCACCCAATGAGATAGGCAGAAGTAAATTAATGCCTTTATACAGTTGGAAAAAAGGTTACAGAAATTTTCCTTTTAAGTCCTTGTTTTACCTAGCATCATAGTGTTGATAAGCAACTTTTACACAGTCATAAGTCCTTATAATTAGGACAATATATATAACTTATCtgagtaatttttatatatatgtatatgtatatataatatatacataaaatacagtcatgtgccacataacgtttcagtcaatgacagaccaccTATATGATGGTGGTCCTTGGTCCCATAAGGTTATAATACCACACATTTACTGTATGATTTCTGTGTTTAGACACAGAAATACTTGTCATTGTGTTATAGCtgcttacagtattcagtacagtaacatgctatacagggtTTGCAGCCTAGGAGTAATAGGCTGTAACAGCTGggtttgtataagtacactctatgatgcaTGCCAGATCatgcatttctcaaaacataTCCCCATCCTTAAGCAAAGCATGACTTTATTATATATACCATCACTTACTGTCCAAACTAAgacataatttattttccaaactaGGACATGTTTGGGACTGAAAGAAGCAACCTGAAGTATCTAAACTGAGACACCTGAACTGTTGCAGGCAAATTGGAAAGTGTTATCACTCTGTATATGACCCAAGTTTAAGCATTCACTGTATCAACTTGCTACACATGGATACATTATTAATATAAAAGATCTAAGCCTGGGCCACACGGCAAAattctgtctacaaaaaatacaaatatatgacaggcacggtggttcacacttgtaatcccagcactttgggaggctgaggcaggtggatcccctgaggtcaggagttcgacaccagcctgaccaacatgatgaaacgcttttttaattttgttttgttttgttttgagacggagtctcgctctgtcccccaggctagagtgcagtggcacgatctcggctcactgtaagctccacctcccgggttcacgccattctcctgcctccgccaccctattagctgggactacaggcgcccgccaccaagcccagctaatttttttttttttttttaatttttagaagagacaaggtttcaccgtgttagccactatggccttgatctcctgaccttgtgatccgcccgcctcagccttccaaagtgctgggattactggcgtgagccaccgcacccagccttggtGAAAcactttctactaaaaatacaaaatgagccggacttggtgccaggcacctgtaatcccagctgctttggaggctgaggcaggagaatcgcttgaacccagaaggcagtggttgcggtgagtcgagatcactccattgcactccagcgtgggtgatagagcaagactccatctcgaaaaaaaaaaaaaaaggccgggcgcggtggctcacgcttgtaatcccagcactttgggaggctcaggcgggcggataacaggtcaagagatcgagaccatcctggctaacacggggaaaccccgtctctactaaaaatacaaaaaaattagccgggcgtggtggcgggcacctgtagtcccggctacttgagaagctgaggcaggagaatgacgtgaacgccggaggtggagcttgcagtgaggccagatcgcgccactgcactccagcccgggatgtaacagagcgagactaggtctaaaaaaatatatatatatatttagccaggcatggtggcaggtgcctataatcccagctacttgggaggctgaggcaggaaaatcacttgaacccggctcTGGGGGTAGATGCGGTGTGGGGAGGCGGACGTTGCGGTgggccgagatcgggccacttaCACTCCAGCCGGGATaacggagactccatctcaaaaaaataaaaaataaagatgcacaTGAGATATTTAGGAAGTAAATCGATAAGATTTAGTGACAGATTGGATGTGTATGTTAAggatagaaaatctagaaaagctCCTTGCTTTCCAAAACAATGTTTTAATCAAATATGTGAATTCACCATCCCTCTTTTTCAGATTCGTGGTGCTCTCAATGCCGTCAGAAGCTTGGTTCCTGACGCTTTAGAAAGGAAGCCGAAAGCTGTTGTTACTCACAGCAGTGGAAACCACGGACAGGCTCTCACCTATGCTGCCAAATTGGAAGGTACTTGATTTCTCAAGGTACTGGGTAGATCTTCAGAAAGGACTGGAAAAGTGCCCTTAATTTCAGTGAGAGTGATGATAGCTGTGGGAAGTAACTTTCCAAAGAAATCTCTATCTGATTGCAAGCAATATGAACAtaagtttctttttactttttttttttttttttttttgaagacagaatcttgctctgtcacccaggctggagagcggtgaagcgatctcggctcaccgtaacctccacctgctgggttcaagtgattctcctgcctcagcctcgtgagtagctgggactacaggtgcgcaccaccacgcctggctaatttttttctattttacaaatacaaaatactaatttcaccatgttgcccaggctggtctcgaactcctgggctcaggcaatccacccgccttggcctcccaatccTTGgctcctaggattacaggcatgagccaccacaccaccacacctagctgaatatgtttctttttttttttttttttttttttttgagatggagtcttgctctgtcacccaggctggagcgcagtggcaggatctcggcttactgcaagctccatctcccgggttcacaccgttgtcctgcctcagcctgggactgagtagctgggactacaggagcctgccaccatgcctggctatttttttttttttttttttttttgtatttttagtagagacgggttttcaccgtgttagccaggatggtctcaatctcctgacctcgtgatccacccgcctcagcctcccaaagtgctgggattacaggcgtgacccactgcgcctggccgcatAAGTTTCTATTCTAAATTCTCCTGACTTGTAGTAACCAAACATGTTTTCCTCTCCCAGGAATTCCTGCTTATATTGTGGTGCCCCAGACAGCTCCAGACTGTAAAAAACTTGCAATACAAGCCTACGGAGCGTCAATTGTATACTGTGAACCTAGTGATGAGGTAAGGAGAGCAGCGCTTGGTACCACCTTAACAGCCTTCATGTGACCAATGGCTCTTCCTACCTTACTGGCtgctccttctcagcctcctttgtGGCTTCCTCTTTATTTCTGTTAGCATGCTCAACCTTTTCTCCATCTACACTCACAAGATCTCATTAGTCTCATTGCTTAAATTATCACCTATGGTCTAACAACACCAACTCCAACTTCTTTCCCCTTAACAGCCAACTTTTATATCCAACAGCTACCTAACTTTCCCACTTGATGTCTTAAAAGGCATCTCAAACTACAGCTAAAACCAAACTCCTGATCTTACTTCCCTATATTGCTTCACTTCCAGTCTTCCTCATCTTGGTAAATGACAATTTTTATTCTTCTAGTTACTCAAAACAAAGTTGGAGTCATCTTTTTtcgaaattttgttgttgttgttggagatgGGCTCTTCCAATGTTgtgggatcctcctgcctcagcctgttgagtagctaggactacaggtgcatgccaccacacctaattcctttattttttgtagacagggtctcactgttgcccaggctggtctcaaactcctgggctcaagcaatcctcccaccttggcctcccaaaatgctgggatcacaggcgtgacccactgcacacagccagtcTCATACCCCACATCCAAATCTCAGTCTGCTTTCAACATATTTCCATAACCCAACTGCTTCTGTGTCTACCGTTACCACTCTGATTCCAACCAACATCAACTCTCACCTATATTCAATTCAGTAGCTAAACTGGTCTCTCTGCATCCACCTTTGCCGCACTACAGGCTTTTCTGAGCAACCAGAGCTCTCCATTTAATAAAGTCAGAACttgtctcttttgtttttttttgaggcggagtctcgctctgtcgcccaggctggagtgcagtggtgcgatctcggcttactgcaagccctgcctccggggttcacgccattctcctgcctcaggctcccgagtagctgggactacaggtgcctgccacctcgcccagctaattttttctatttttagtagagacggggtttcactgtgttagccaggatggtctcgatctcctgacctcgtgatccgcccgcctcagcctcccaaagtgctgggattacaggtgtgagccaccacgcccggccagaactTGTCTCTTTTCAAGTCTAAATTCTCTGTTGGATTCCCATCTCATACACGGTGGAAACCAGAGTTCTTGCAATCATCTAAGCCCTGGATAAACTCAAACATTCCTCTTTCtgacctcatctttttttttttttttgagacaggatctccctgtcacccaggctggagtgcagcggcacaatctcagctcactgcaacctccgcctcctgggttcaagcgattcttctgcctcagcctcccgagtagctgggactacaggcgcgtgccaccatgcccggctaatttttgatttagtagagacagggtttcaccatattggtcaggctggtctcgaactcctgacctcgtgatctgcctgccttggcctcccaaagtgctgggattacaggtgtgagccactgcgcccggtccctcattttcttatttattttgagacagggtctcactctgtccaacccaggctggagtgcagcagtttgatcttagctcactgcagcctccacttcctgggttcaagagattctcatgccttggccaccagagtagctgggattacaggcgcgtgccaccacatctggctaatttttgtatttttagtagagatggggtttcgccatgttggcaaggctggtcttgaactcctgacctgaagtgatctgcccaccttggcctcccagagtgctgggattataggtgtgagccactgcacccagccttgaccTCATCTTCTATTATTTCTCTGCCCACTCTGTGCCAGCCATACTAACATTTTTAGCTGTTCCTCAGAAAGGCCAAGCACTCCTACTTTGTAGTCTTTGCAGTTACCCCTCTCTGGAATATTCTAGACATCCACAGCACTTGTTCAGatcttttaaaatgtcactttACTAGAGGCTCTTCCTGGCTACCCTATATGAAATAAATTCCTTCATTTTACTCCATTGCACTTAGACATACCATATATTTACTTCACCCATCTCTACCATATAATATAATGCCCTTGAGGGCAGGGatattttattaacatatatatcTCTAGTACCTGAACAAAGTCTGAAAAAAGTAGATGGTCAATAAAATGCTGAATGACCAAATGGAACTTGTTGGGGACTCTATTAAATACAAATCAATTAAGCTAAATTAATGTACTTTCAGTCCAGAGAAAATGTTGCAAAAAGAGTTACAGAAGAAACAGAAGGCATCATGGTACATCCCAACCAGGAGCCTGCAGTGATAGCTGGACAAGGGACAATTGCCCTGGAAGTGCTGAACCAGGTAAAATAGCTGAGTTCTTCCTGTTTAGCTACTGGTAAAGCTGTTGGGCTATgttcaattattttatatgtacacattaaatataaaactgCTTACTAATAGGCCTATTTACAGTTTATATTCTTTTCACTAAAGGTTCCTTTGGTAGATGCACTGGTGGTACCTGTAGGTGGAGGAGGAATGGTTGCTGGAATAGCAATTACAATTAAGGTGAGCAGCTTCTGGAGGATTCCCTGCTTCAAGCAGAGGATTTACTTTACATCCTAAATGTTCTATATACACGTGCTCAACATTCTGCACACATTACCATTCCTTGCCCTTATTCCTTTGGGACTTGAGATGAAGGCCCATCTCTGCCTCACTACtctatttactattattattattttttgagacagactcccgctgttgcccaggctggagtgcagtggca encodes the following:
- the SRR gene encoding serine racemase isoform X1 codes for the protein MCAQYCISFADVEKAHINIRDSIHLTPVLTSSILNQLTGRNLFFKCELFQKTGSFKIRGALNAVRSLVPDALERKPKAVVTHSSGNHGQALTYAAKLEGIPAYIVVPQTAPDCKKLAIQAYGASIVYCEPSDESRENVAKRVTEETEGIMVHPNQEPAVIAGQGTIALEVLNQVPLVDALVVPVGGGGMVAGIAITIKALKPSVKVYAAEPSNADDCYQSKLKGKLMPNLYPPETIADGVKSSIGLNTWPIIRDLVDDIFTVTEDEIKHATQLVWERMKLLIEPTAGVGVAAVLSQHFQTVSPEVKNICIVLSGGNVDLTSSITWVKQAERPASYQSVSV